The following is a genomic window from Pseudomonadota bacterium.
AGCGCTGGTTCGAAGCCCGTGTCAAGCCGTTCTCAGAGAACCTGGTGGTGGCCGTCGTTCGCGACGTCACCGAGAGCGAGCTGAGCCGAAGGAACCTCGAGGCGCATCACCATCACCTCGAGGGGGTGGTTCGTGACCGCACTGAAGCGCTCCAGGTGGCCCTCGAGAGCGTGCGTCGCAGCGAGCAGCGCTTCGGATACGCCATGGAGGCCACCAACGATGGTCTCTGGGACTGGGACGTGCGCTCGAATCGCGCCTATCTCAGCCCTGCCTGGTATGAGATGCTCGGCTATCCCCCCGCGCCGCCCGAGAAGGAAGGGCACGCCAATCCGGAGGTCGAGGTCTTCTCGTTGCTGCATCCCGACGATCACGACCGTGTGCTGCACGCCACACGCACGCATCTGCTCGCGGGCAGTGGCTTTCTCGACGTCGAGCTTCGCCTGCGCAATGCCGACGGCACGTACAAGTGGGTGAGAAGCCGCGCCAAGGTGGTCGAGCGCGACGTCGATGGCGCCCCCTTGCGCGTGGTGGGCACGCACATCGATCTCTCGTTGCGCAAGGAGATGGAGCTCGAGCTTCTGGCGAAGGAGCGCGCGGAAGCGGCCAACCGCGCCAAGAGCGCGTTTCTCGCCAATGTGAGCCACGAGATTCGCACACCGCTGAATGCCATCACCGGCTACGCGCACCTGCTCAAGGAGGTGCTCACCGACCCTGCACAACGCGATCATCTCGACAAGCTGACGGCCTCGAGCCTGCACCTGCAGCGCATCGTCAATGACCTTCTCGATCTGACGAAGATCGAGGCCGATCATTTCACGCTCGAGCGGGTCAACGTCGATATCCGCGCCCTGGTGCAAGAGACGCGTACGATGCTGGCGGAAGCCATCGAAGCGCGCGGCCTGTCAGTAACCATCGACATCGACGAAGGCCTGAACACGCCTGCGCTTCTGGGTGACCCGTTCCGGCTGCGGCAGATTCTGGCGAACTATCTGGCCAACGCCGTGCGCTTCACGCCGAGTGGATGCGTACAGGTTCGCGCCCAGCTTGCTGCACAGGGAGAGGGTCACGCCACGATTCGCTTCGAGGTCGAAGACAGCGGCATCGGTCTGACCGAGCAGCAGCAGGCCCAGCTCTTCGAGCCGTTCGTGCAGGCAGAAGCATCTACCACACGGAGGTTTGGCGGCACGGGGCTGGGGCTGGCCATCAGTCGCAAGCTGGCCCGCCTGATGGGGGGAGACACGGGGGTGGTGAGCAGTGTCGGGCACGGCAGCACCTTCTGGTTCACGGCGCGTCTCGAACGCGGATTGGTCGCTGTCACCGCGGCCCCTGCGGCGCCTCACGCCACACGTCTGCGACCGGGAGCACGCATCCTGCTCGTTGAGGACAATCCGCTCAATCAGGAGCTCATGCGCCTCACGCTGGAACGTCAGGGGGCCGTGGTAGAGCTGGCCGTTCATGGGGGCGAAGCGCTGCGCTTGTTCGCCCATAACGACTACGATCTGATCTTGATGGATCTGCAGATGCCCGAGCTCGATGGCTACGCGGCGACAAGGGACATCCGTGCCCTCGAGAGAGGGCGTACCGTGCCCATCGTTGCGGTGACGGCCAGTGCAATGGTCGAAGAGCGAAAGCGCTGTGCCGATGTCGGAATGAATGACTGCCTGGTCAAGCCCATTCGTCCCAGTGAGCTGTGCGCGGCGCTCGTGCGCTGGATTCCGGAGGCCGATCGTTGCGGCCAGGACGACGCTTGCGACGCGGAGGGCGCTGCTGTGGAGACAGCTATGTCTGGCGGTGCTGCAGACGTGCAGGCTTCGTCGGGGCCGTCGCTCATCAACGTCGCCGAAGGGCTCGCGCACTTCGATGGAGACCGAGAGACCTACGATTGCATGCTTGCTCGGTTCGTCGAGGAAGCCCCTCTGCGTGTGGTGCAGCTGCGCGAGGCCTTGGCGCTCGGGACGCAGCCTCTGGCAGTCCGCCTCGCTCACACATTGAAGAGCGAAGCCGCTGTGCTCGGCCTCGATGGGGTGCGCGAGCAGGCGGCGCAGGTCGAGCACGCGCTGGTCACCATGCCTTCGGGCATCACGGCGATGCCGGGGGTGGAGCCCCTGGCCCACGTGGTCGAGGCGGTGCGCGCAGCGCTCGAGGAAAGCCGGGTGGGGCAGGGCCGCTCGTCGCGCACTTAACCCGGCGTGCGCCGCGGCCGATGAAGAACGTGCCGTATCCTGGCTTGTGAGGTGCCGCCATGGACCCGCTCGCTTTCACGTTCCGTTCGTCAGCAAA
Proteins encoded in this region:
- a CDS encoding response regulator; this translates as MTNEEELEQQFRSVGDNLPNGIVYQFRRNADGSHCFTYVSAGIEATLGLKPHEVLADVDLVFGLMPPQTLEDYFAAEEVCVRDLTPYAGLLDFELANGRCCWLQVQSRPHRKSDGAVVWDGLAIDVTDRVLGECLQNAVTDTREAISHASSEVALFDAVCRILSESEIVDTAFVSVHAPDGASLRPVAAHGSGASRREALVVSQVSEAEVGHCPVTRAWRERKPASLTAPSLLEGRWGDLASLFEWTCVGSFPISCHSGSRGVLTLCGRECWFLDGEAKPLLESLLADLTLALDSLQARQALTESQARTQALLGVIPDLILTFDRDGTYLASHPADPSQYAVPPEVFMHRRVDEVLPEPAAGALLGAIRAAVASRSLQTTRYTLLKGGVERWFEARVKPFSENLVVAVVRDVTESELSRRNLEAHHHHLEGVVRDRTEALQVALESVRRSEQRFGYAMEATNDGLWDWDVRSNRAYLSPAWYEMLGYPPAPPEKEGHANPEVEVFSLLHPDDHDRVLHATRTHLLAGSGFLDVELRLRNADGTYKWVRSRAKVVERDVDGAPLRVVGTHIDLSLRKEMELELLAKERAEAANRAKSAFLANVSHEIRTPLNAITGYAHLLKEVLTDPAQRDHLDKLTASSLHLQRIVNDLLDLTKIEADHFTLERVNVDIRALVQETRTMLAEAIEARGLSVTIDIDEGLNTPALLGDPFRLRQILANYLANAVRFTPSGCVQVRAQLAAQGEGHATIRFEVEDSGIGLTEQQQAQLFEPFVQAEASTTRRFGGTGLGLAISRKLARLMGGDTGVVSSVGHGSTFWFTARLERGLVAVTAAPAAPHATRLRPGARILLVEDNPLNQELMRLTLERQGAVVELAVHGGEALRLFAHNDYDLILMDLQMPELDGYAATRDIRALERGRTVPIVAVTASAMVEERKRCADVGMNDCLVKPIRPSELCAALVRWIPEADRCGQDDACDAEGAAVETAMSGGAADVQASSGPSLINVAEGLAHFDGDRETYDCMLARFVEEAPLRVVQLREALALGTQPLAVRLAHTLKSEAAVLGLDGVREQAAQVEHALVTMPSGITAMPGVEPLAHVVEAVRAALEESRVGQGRSSRT